One window from the genome of Marinobacter sp. LV10R510-11A encodes:
- the putA gene encoding bifunctional proline dehydrogenase/L-glutamate gamma-semialdehyde dehydrogenase PutA: protein MRSHQSVTPELAESRQAIRDYYLADEYKVIHEMIADAQLSGAEREAISARAADLVRNVRENEKSTIMEKFLAEYGLTTKEGVALMCLAEALLRVPDNTTIHALIEDKITSGNWGAHVGKASSTLINTTTVALLLTSNLLKDSERHTVGDTLRRLVKRLGEPVVRTVAGQAMKEMGRQFVLGRDIEEAQNEAKSHMAKGYTYSYDMLGEAARTDADAQRYYDSYSSAIDSIAMNCQDDVRKNPGISVKLSALLARYEYGQKERVMTELLPRALKLAKRAAAANMGFNIDAEEQDRLDLSLDVIEGIMSDPALADWDGFGVVVQAFGKRAAHTLDWLYALSEKLDRRIMVRLVKGAYWDSEIKRAQVMGLTDFPVFTRKASSDVAFLSCAKKLVRMSDRIYPQFATHNAHSVSAIVELARTADLKNYEFQRLHGMGESLHDQVLAESGVPCRIYAPVGKHSDLLAYLVRRLLENGANSSFVNQIVDTSISPEEIAKDPIDIVQELGENLSSKVIVRPADLFGAERRNSKGWDITDPVTVAQIDEGRDAFRSHRWAGGPLIAAEITGSEVLEVKNPAKPDDLVGHITHANEADVDAAITASEQGFTSWSALPAEERAACVRKVGDLLEENAHELFALTTREAGKSLLDAIAEIREAVDFSQFYANEGIRNKDNGEARGVVCCISPWNFPLAIFAGQILANLAAGNVVVAKPAEQTSLLAVRAVELMHEAGIPKDAIQLLPGTGATVGTALTSDPRIAGVCFTGSTATAQRINKVMAENMAPDAPLVAETGGLNAMIVDSTALPEQVVRDVLASSFQSAGQRCSALRMLYVQEDIAEHLLEMLYGAMKELGIGDPWALSTDVGPVIDETARKKIVDHCDKFEREGRLLKKIPVPSGGLFVSPAVLKVSGIEDMEEEIFGPVLHVATFEAKEIDKVVDDVNARGYGLTFGIHSRVDNRVEQISSRIKVGNTYVNRNQIGAIVGSQPFGGEGLSGTGPKAGGPQYVRRFLRGATVECPVESGSKSIDGKKLEGLIGDLDKLKILGSQARVEAMQPVFGNVPEQLEGQAEELPGPTGELNRLTNYSRGVVVCIGPDKETALAQASMALAQGNKVVVVAPGVGDAVSRAAQAGLPITGVEGQLDPEALATASGFEAVVSCAEKPVLRKYRQALAKRDGALLPLITEHTLDQRFVIERHLCVDTTAAGGNASLIAASE from the coding sequence ATGAGATCGCATCAATCAGTGACTCCCGAGCTTGCCGAAAGCCGGCAGGCAATTCGCGATTACTATCTCGCAGATGAGTACAAAGTGATTCACGAGATGATTGCTGATGCTCAGTTGTCTGGGGCAGAGCGTGAGGCGATTTCGGCCCGTGCGGCCGACCTGGTACGCAATGTTCGGGAAAACGAAAAATCCACGATCATGGAGAAATTTCTTGCGGAGTACGGCCTCACCACCAAGGAGGGCGTGGCGCTCATGTGTCTGGCGGAGGCGCTGTTGCGCGTGCCCGATAACACAACCATTCATGCGCTGATTGAAGACAAGATTACCTCCGGCAACTGGGGCGCTCACGTAGGTAAAGCGTCTTCTACGCTTATCAACACCACCACAGTGGCGCTGCTGCTGACCAGTAACCTGCTGAAAGATTCTGAACGCCATACGGTAGGTGATACGCTTCGTCGGCTGGTTAAGCGGCTAGGTGAGCCTGTGGTACGTACGGTTGCCGGGCAGGCCATGAAAGAAATGGGCCGTCAGTTTGTTCTGGGGCGTGATATCGAAGAAGCACAGAACGAGGCTAAGAGCCACATGGCGAAAGGGTACACCTACTCCTACGATATGCTTGGCGAAGCCGCCCGTACCGATGCCGACGCCCAGCGCTATTACGATTCCTATTCCAGCGCCATCGATAGCATTGCCATGAACTGCCAAGACGATGTTCGTAAAAATCCGGGTATTTCCGTCAAGCTCTCCGCGCTGCTGGCTCGTTACGAGTATGGCCAGAAAGAACGGGTAATGACTGAGCTGCTACCCCGTGCGCTGAAGTTGGCGAAGAGGGCTGCCGCCGCCAACATGGGCTTCAACATTGATGCCGAAGAACAGGATCGTCTTGATCTTTCCCTGGATGTTATCGAAGGCATCATGTCCGACCCGGCCCTAGCGGATTGGGATGGCTTTGGCGTGGTCGTTCAGGCCTTTGGCAAGCGCGCTGCCCACACGCTTGATTGGTTGTACGCACTTTCTGAAAAGCTCGACCGCCGCATCATGGTTCGCCTGGTGAAGGGCGCCTACTGGGATTCCGAGATTAAGCGAGCCCAAGTAATGGGCCTGACCGACTTCCCCGTTTTTACCCGCAAGGCGAGCAGTGACGTTGCCTTTCTCTCGTGCGCCAAAAAGCTGGTGCGCATGAGCGACCGCATTTACCCGCAATTCGCCACCCACAACGCCCATTCGGTTTCTGCCATTGTGGAGTTAGCCAGAACCGCAGATCTGAAAAATTACGAATTTCAGCGTCTGCACGGTATGGGTGAATCGCTGCATGATCAGGTTCTTGCAGAGAGCGGAGTGCCCTGCAGGATCTACGCGCCTGTGGGCAAGCACAGTGATTTGCTGGCTTACCTTGTGCGCCGGTTGCTCGAAAACGGTGCTAACAGTTCCTTCGTTAACCAGATTGTAGATACCAGCATTAGCCCTGAAGAAATTGCGAAAGACCCTATTGATATTGTTCAGGAGTTGGGGGAAAACCTCTCCAGTAAAGTGATTGTGCGCCCCGCAGATTTGTTTGGTGCCGAGCGCCGAAACTCCAAGGGCTGGGATATTACTGACCCGGTAACCGTTGCGCAGATCGATGAAGGCCGCGATGCATTTCGCAGCCACCGCTGGGCTGGCGGCCCGCTCATTGCAGCGGAAATAACCGGCAGTGAAGTGCTGGAAGTTAAAAACCCGGCCAAGCCGGATGATCTAGTTGGACATATTACCCACGCGAATGAAGCCGATGTTGATGCCGCTATTACCGCCTCTGAGCAAGGCTTTACAAGCTGGTCGGCTTTGCCGGCTGAAGAGCGCGCCGCCTGCGTTCGCAAAGTGGGCGATCTGCTGGAAGAAAATGCCCATGAACTGTTCGCGTTAACAACCCGCGAAGCCGGCAAGTCTCTGCTGGATGCCATCGCAGAAATTCGTGAAGCAGTGGACTTCTCCCAGTTTTACGCCAACGAAGGCATCCGCAACAAAGATAACGGAGAAGCTCGCGGTGTGGTCTGTTGTATCTCGCCCTGGAACTTTCCGCTGGCCATTTTTGCCGGTCAGATTCTGGCGAACCTGGCCGCCGGCAACGTGGTTGTCGCCAAGCCCGCAGAGCAAACGTCGCTGCTGGCGGTTCGCGCTGTTGAGCTGATGCACGAAGCCGGTATCCCTAAAGATGCCATCCAACTTCTACCGGGCACGGGCGCCACGGTAGGTACAGCACTTACCTCTGATCCCCGGATAGCGGGTGTGTGCTTTACGGGTTCTACCGCAACCGCTCAGCGTATCAACAAGGTAATGGCAGAGAACATGGCCCCTGATGCGCCGTTAGTGGCGGAAACCGGCGGTCTGAACGCCATGATCGTGGATTCAACGGCGCTGCCGGAGCAGGTGGTTCGCGATGTACTCGCATCGTCCTTCCAGAGTGCCGGCCAGCGTTGTTCGGCACTGCGCATGCTGTATGTGCAGGAGGATATTGCCGAGCACTTGCTGGAAATGCTCTACGGAGCCATGAAAGAGCTGGGCATTGGCGATCCTTGGGCACTGTCCACGGACGTGGGCCCGGTAATCGATGAGACCGCCCGCAAGAAGATTGTAGATCACTGCGATAAGTTTGAGCGCGAAGGGCGTCTGCTTAAAAAGATTCCGGTGCCCAGTGGCGGGCTGTTCGTGTCGCCTGCTGTGCTGAAGGTCAGCGGGATCGAAGATATGGAAGAAGAAATCTTTGGGCCGGTTCTGCACGTGGCTACCTTTGAGGCCAAGGAAATCGACAAGGTTGTGGATGACGTGAACGCTAGAGGTTACGGGTTAACCTTTGGCATACACAGCCGGGTTGATAACCGAGTTGAGCAGATTTCAAGCCGCATCAAGGTGGGCAACACCTACGTTAACCGTAACCAGATAGGCGCAATCGTCGGCTCTCAGCCATTTGGCGGTGAAGGCCTTTCTGGAACCGGCCCCAAAGCTGGCGGGCCGCAGTATGTTCGGCGTTTTTTGAGAGGAGCGACGGTTGAGTGCCCTGTGGAATCTGGAAGTAAGTCGATTGACGGCAAGAAGCTAGAAGGGCTAATTGGCGATCTGGATAAGCTAAAAATACTAGGATCGCAAGCCAGGGTCGAAGCCATGCAACCGGTTTTCGGGAACGTACCCGAGCAGCTAGAAGGCCAAGCTGAAGAGTTACCAGGGCCAACCGGCGAGCTTAACCGCCTAACCAACTATTCTCGTGGCGTGGTGGTGTGCATAGGGCCAGACAAAGAAACGGCTCTGGCACAGGCTTCTATGGCATTGGCGCAGGGCAACAAGGTAGTGGTAGTTGCGCCAGGTGTTGGCGATGCTGTGAGTCGTGCGGCGCAAGCTGGGCTGCCTATCACAGGCGTTGAAGGGCAACTGGACCCGGAAGCTTTAGCCACTGCGAGTGGGTTTGAAGCGGTTGTAAGCTGTGCCGAAAAACCGGTTCTACGGAAGTACCGGCAGGCTCTGGCTAAACGCGACGGCGCTCTGTTGCCGCTGATCACCGAGCATACCCTTGATCAGCGTTTCGTGATTGAACGGCATCTCTGTGTGGATACAACGGCTGCCGGCGGCAACGCCAGCCTGATTGCGGCATCTGAGTAA
- a CDS encoding PA4780 family RIO1-like protein kinase yields the protein MKVPKRLQPLVDDGMVDEVLYQLMSGKEAQVYVVQCGEEVCCAKVFKEAKKRSFKQAVEYQEGRKVRNSRRARAMSKKTRYGQKEQENAWLNAEVDALYRLARAGVRVPEPKGFVDGVLLMEMIVDSDGKAAPRLDDVTLAPEQARDYHGRVIAEVVRMLSAGLIHGDLSEFNVLVESDGPVIIDLPQAVNAAGNNNAERMLERDVDNMRSYFGKFAPELLITDYGKEIWALYESGDLHCDSKLTGRFEHDTHSADVDELMEVIDSAKEEERDRQERLLDDDED from the coding sequence ATGAAAGTACCTAAGAGATTACAACCCCTGGTCGACGACGGTATGGTCGACGAAGTGCTTTACCAGCTTATGAGCGGTAAAGAGGCACAGGTTTACGTGGTGCAATGTGGCGAAGAAGTATGCTGCGCAAAGGTATTCAAAGAAGCGAAGAAACGGAGTTTCAAGCAGGCTGTTGAGTACCAAGAAGGCAGAAAGGTACGCAACAGTCGCCGCGCCCGGGCCATGAGCAAAAAGACCCGTTACGGCCAGAAAGAGCAAGAAAACGCTTGGCTCAATGCTGAGGTGGATGCCCTATACCGCTTGGCTCGAGCAGGCGTACGCGTACCGGAGCCCAAAGGCTTTGTGGACGGTGTATTGCTGATGGAGATGATTGTTGATTCCGATGGTAAGGCTGCCCCACGGCTCGATGACGTCACCCTCGCCCCAGAGCAGGCCCGGGATTACCATGGCCGGGTTATCGCAGAGGTTGTCCGGATGCTAAGTGCCGGGCTGATCCACGGTGACCTATCAGAGTTCAACGTATTGGTGGAGAGCGACGGCCCCGTGATCATCGATTTACCCCAGGCGGTTAACGCTGCTGGCAACAATAACGCCGAGCGCATGCTTGAACGGGATGTGGACAACATGCGCAGCTATTTTGGAAAATTCGCGCCCGAACTGCTTATTACAGATTACGGTAAGGAAATCTGGGCACTGTACGAAAGCGGTGACCTGCACTGCGACAGTAAGCTAACCGGACGCTTTGAGCACGACACCCACAGTGCCGATGTGGACGAACTTATGGAGGTCATTGATTCTGCGAAAGAAGAGGAGCGGGATCGCCAAGAGCGCCTTCTGGACGACGACGAGGACTAG
- a CDS encoding TIGR02647 family protein — protein sequence MPLSSDHIDELNLLSQFESSSGQAGIKVHRGDAASETVQAAERLFAKGLITQDDGGYLTPMGSEAVELTQKLHSILTS from the coding sequence ATGCCACTTTCTTCAGATCACATTGACGAACTTAATCTGCTGTCGCAGTTTGAATCTTCCTCAGGTCAAGCAGGTATCAAAGTGCACCGGGGCGACGCGGCATCTGAAACCGTTCAGGCTGCAGAGCGACTTTTTGCCAAGGGGCTGATTACGCAAGATGACGGGGGCTATCTCACACCTATGGGCAGCGAGGCTGTAGAGCTGACCCAAAAGCTACACTCCATTCTTACAAGCTAA
- a CDS encoding lytic transglycosylase domain-containing protein yields the protein MRHPRYIILPFIAALVWLSTPTVADSIKRIVHPDGRVEFTNVKSNSPGRASSKNKTVFRFKDGNGIVAYSGTLPPVADFDVISFHCYACNPNSRVNWRTTPLFAGRYESEIKMAALEYGVDPALVRAVIHAESAFNEKALSPVGAQGLMQLMPGTALEVGVQNAMVAADNIRGGVTYLAKMLDRFKGDTKLATAAYNAGPGAVSRYGGIPPYAETKAYVKRVGILRERYATN from the coding sequence ATGCGCCACCCCCGATACATCATCTTGCCCTTTATCGCCGCCCTCGTCTGGCTTTCTACGCCGACTGTGGCAGACAGCATTAAGCGAATTGTGCATCCCGATGGCCGCGTTGAGTTTACCAACGTAAAAAGCAACAGCCCCGGGCGAGCCTCCAGCAAAAACAAAACGGTTTTCCGTTTTAAGGACGGCAACGGCATTGTCGCGTACAGCGGAACCCTGCCGCCGGTGGCAGATTTCGACGTTATTAGCTTCCACTGCTATGCCTGCAACCCAAACTCTCGTGTTAACTGGCGCACCACGCCACTGTTCGCTGGCCGTTATGAGTCGGAAATAAAAATGGCAGCCCTAGAATATGGCGTAGACCCAGCCTTGGTGCGTGCGGTTATTCATGCGGAATCTGCGTTCAACGAAAAAGCGCTATCCCCAGTGGGCGCTCAAGGCCTTATGCAGCTAATGCCGGGAACGGCTTTGGAGGTTGGTGTACAGAACGCCATGGTGGCGGCAGACAACATCCGTGGTGGTGTCACCTACCTTGCTAAAATGTTGGACCGCTTCAAAGGTGACACCAAGCTGGCAACCGCCGCCTACAACGCCGGCCCAGGTGCCGTAAGCCGGTACGGCGGAATCCCCCCCTATGCCGAAACCAAGGCTTACGTTAAACGGGTTGGCATACTGCGCGAGCGCTATGCCACTAACTGA
- a CDS encoding MaoC family dehydratase, whose amino-acid sequence MTHIREQAIRGLKAGDVFTVIRTFTQNDTVAFGEISRDMNPIHYDERFAAAKGFRGKICHGLLVGGMITQVGGQIGWLASGMNFRFRLPVYFDDTITCVFTITEADERNRAKAEAVLTNQRGEVVIEAWLTGRLPGQTERTILAQT is encoded by the coding sequence GTGACGCACATTCGAGAACAGGCTATTCGGGGCCTCAAGGCTGGTGATGTTTTTACGGTTATCCGAACATTCACCCAGAATGACACGGTAGCGTTTGGTGAAATCAGCCGGGATATGAACCCGATTCATTATGATGAACGCTTCGCCGCCGCCAAAGGTTTTCGGGGCAAAATCTGTCACGGCCTGTTGGTCGGTGGCATGATTACCCAGGTAGGCGGCCAGATTGGTTGGCTGGCATCGGGGATGAACTTCCGGTTCCGCCTGCCGGTTTATTTCGACGATACCATTACCTGCGTATTCACCATCACCGAGGCAGATGAGCGCAACCGCGCGAAGGCTGAAGCTGTGCTGACCAACCAGCGTGGCGAGGTTGTTATTGAGGCCTGGCTGACCGGCAGGCTGCCTGGGCAAACAGAGCGAACTATTCTCGCTCAGACCTAA
- a CDS encoding spermidine synthase — translation MARFELLGTAIIPGKGTELRLLQRNDEFSIRIAGASGELMNTRLHGSEDALATLACERIADHPSPKVLIGGLGMGFTLAAALQSLGDTAEVTVAELVPEVEQWNLGPLGSAAGYPLKDPRARVHIGDVVKLIKDSPASYDAILLDIDNGPEGLTRKENDWLYSPAGIEAAQAALRPDGILAYWSAGQDPTFTERLKRAGLTAEAVTVRAHRPGKGARHVIWLAW, via the coding sequence ATGGCTCGTTTTGAGTTGCTTGGCACTGCAATCATTCCCGGTAAGGGCACAGAGTTGCGGCTGCTCCAGCGTAATGATGAGTTTTCCATCCGCATTGCCGGCGCTAGTGGTGAGCTGATGAACACTCGCTTGCACGGCTCTGAAGACGCGCTTGCGACTCTGGCCTGTGAACGCATTGCGGATCATCCTTCGCCTAAAGTGCTCATCGGAGGGCTGGGTATGGGGTTCACCCTCGCGGCGGCTTTGCAGTCCCTGGGTGATACTGCAGAAGTAACCGTTGCTGAACTGGTGCCGGAAGTGGAACAGTGGAATTTGGGGCCATTGGGCAGTGCGGCGGGCTACCCGTTAAAGGATCCACGGGCTCGCGTACATATTGGTGATGTGGTTAAGTTAATTAAGGACTCGCCCGCCAGTTACGATGCCATTTTGTTGGATATCGACAACGGCCCCGAGGGTTTGACCCGTAAAGAGAATGATTGGCTATATTCTCCCGCAGGCATTGAAGCGGCCCAAGCAGCACTTCGGCCAGATGGTATTCTGGCCTACTGGTCTGCGGGGCAGGACCCAACTTTTACCGAGCGCCTGAAGCGCGCCGGCCTTACGGCGGAAGCCGTAACAGTAAGGGCTCACCGCCCCGGCAAAGGCGCTAGGCACGTTATCTGGCTTGCGTGGTAA
- a CDS encoding DUF1328 domain-containing protein, translating to MLYWAVICLVIAIIAGVLGFGGIAGTAAGIAKVLFFIFLILLVISLVANAVRGRGPKI from the coding sequence ATGCTGTATTGGGCTGTAATTTGTCTTGTCATCGCGATTATCGCAGGTGTTCTGGGTTTTGGGGGTATTGCAGGTACAGCGGCGGGTATCGCCAAAGTGCTGTTCTTTATCTTTCTCATTCTGTTGGTCATTTCTCTCGTTGCGAATGCTGTGCGCGGGCGGGGACCAAAGATCTAG
- a CDS encoding winged helix-turn-helix transcriptional regulator — translation MSELDRIDHSIIRELQKNARITITELASRVGLSKTPCQVRMRRLEEQGFITGYTVLVNQTKLGQSHIAFAQVTLNDTSSEALKAFNTAVKQIAAIEQCHMIAANFDYLMKVRTRNMAEYRQVLGEQISALPHVLQTSTFVVMENVKDAGL, via the coding sequence ATGAGCGAGCTCGATCGTATCGACCACTCCATCATTCGTGAACTGCAAAAGAATGCGCGGATCACCATTACCGAGTTAGCCTCACGAGTCGGCCTGTCAAAAACTCCGTGTCAGGTGCGCATGCGCAGGCTTGAAGAGCAGGGCTTTATAACGGGTTACACGGTGCTGGTTAATCAGACAAAACTGGGGCAAAGCCATATCGCCTTCGCCCAGGTTACCCTGAACGACACCAGCAGCGAGGCGCTGAAAGCTTTCAATACAGCCGTCAAACAGATCGCCGCTATTGAGCAGTGCCACATGATTGCCGCCAATTTTGACTACCTGATGAAAGTAAGAACACGCAACATGGCAGAGTACCGGCAGGTATTGGGCGAGCAAATTTCTGCCCTGCCCCATGTGCTGCAAACCAGTACGTTTGTAGTCATGGAAAACGTGAAGGATGCGGGGCTATAG
- a CDS encoding YbfB/YjiJ family MFS transporter, giving the protein MKAKETIKVLVASVIAVVVTVGIARFSYTPMIPEMVEALGLSQSVIGMLATVNYAGYLTGALLITRISDIGLKVKLYQLGLVVAVVSTVLMGYTTSLWLWYPLRFISGLSTSAGMLLGAGLLMSWLIKNNHKSELGVFFSGIGLGIVLTAVLAELIRGSFTWDQQWVIYGLVALALLIPVWRWMPDYRACALPQTGGAGAGDDRSRFIVILQLAYFCAGVGYVVTATFLVAIAESMPELSGRGWLIWLIAGLAATPACWLWDVFTRRWGQWTALYLAYTLNSVSILMLILNTSMVSVMLSAVIYGASFIGIVSMMLGMVGRVFPENPSRPMSRLTFSYGIAQMLAPAVVGYLADVEGNYTNGLWLTLMVMALGVGVLHMARRAKGRETAPASSG; this is encoded by the coding sequence ATGAAAGCGAAGGAGACCATCAAGGTGCTGGTTGCCAGCGTGATCGCGGTGGTGGTCACCGTAGGTATCGCTCGGTTCTCATACACACCGATGATTCCCGAGATGGTAGAAGCGCTTGGTCTGAGTCAGTCAGTGATTGGTATGCTGGCAACGGTGAACTACGCCGGCTACCTTACCGGCGCGCTCCTAATCACTCGAATCAGCGATATTGGCCTCAAAGTAAAGTTGTATCAGTTGGGGCTCGTTGTCGCGGTGGTCTCCACCGTTCTCATGGGCTACACCACCAGCCTTTGGCTTTGGTATCCACTGCGCTTCATCTCCGGGCTGAGTACCTCAGCGGGGATGTTGCTCGGCGCCGGCCTGCTGATGAGTTGGCTGATCAAGAACAATCATAAATCCGAGCTTGGCGTGTTCTTCTCAGGGATCGGGCTGGGCATTGTTCTGACGGCCGTTCTGGCAGAACTGATCCGGGGGTCGTTCACCTGGGATCAACAATGGGTGATATACGGGCTGGTGGCGCTGGCGCTGTTGATTCCTGTCTGGCGCTGGATGCCAGATTATCGCGCCTGTGCGTTGCCTCAAACTGGAGGCGCGGGTGCCGGGGATGACCGAAGCCGGTTTATCGTTATACTGCAGTTGGCCTACTTCTGTGCCGGTGTTGGCTATGTGGTCACGGCGACTTTCTTAGTGGCGATTGCCGAATCCATGCCGGAGCTCAGCGGCCGAGGCTGGCTTATCTGGTTGATCGCCGGTTTAGCGGCCACCCCTGCTTGCTGGCTCTGGGATGTATTCACGCGCCGTTGGGGGCAGTGGACGGCACTCTATCTGGCCTACACGCTCAATTCCGTAAGTATCCTGATGCTGATCCTCAACACCAGTATGGTCAGCGTTATGCTCAGCGCAGTTATTTATGGGGCCAGCTTCATTGGTATTGTCAGCATGATGCTGGGGATGGTGGGGCGTGTGTTTCCTGAAAATCCCTCCCGGCCCATGAGTCGGCTTACCTTTAGCTACGGAATTGCCCAGATGCTGGCGCCCGCGGTTGTTGGCTACCTGGCCGATGTGGAAGGGAATTACACCAATGGTCTTTGGCTTACTTTAATGGTGATGGCGCTGGGCGTGGGGGTGCTTCACATGGCGCGCCGGGCCAAGGGCAGAGAAACAGCACCAGCATCTTCCGGTTAA
- the yeiP gene encoding elongation factor P-like protein YeiP — protein MPRASEIKKNSAVEYQDRVYFVRDIERSVPQGRAGGSLYRMRMYDVVTGNKIDETFKDSDMLNLADLVRRPATFSYSDGDEYVFMDSEDFTQYSLNREAIADELLFISEDTQGVVVILVSDAPVALALPQTVELEILETDPSVKGGSATARTKPANLSTGLIIQVPEHISTGDRIKINVEERKFLSRA, from the coding sequence ATGCCTAGAGCAAGTGAAATCAAGAAGAATTCTGCGGTTGAATACCAGGATCGTGTTTATTTCGTTAGGGATATCGAGCGCTCGGTTCCTCAGGGTCGGGCCGGCGGCAGCCTTTACCGCATGCGCATGTACGATGTGGTGACGGGTAACAAGATTGACGAAACATTCAAAGATTCCGACATGCTGAACCTCGCCGACCTTGTGCGTAGGCCAGCGACCTTCTCCTATTCTGATGGCGACGAATACGTTTTCATGGATAGCGAAGACTTTACGCAGTACAGCCTGAACCGGGAAGCCATTGCGGATGAACTGCTGTTTATCAGCGAGGATACTCAAGGCGTTGTGGTGATTCTGGTCAGTGACGCGCCGGTAGCGCTTGCGCTGCCACAGACGGTAGAGCTTGAGATTTTGGAAACGGATCCGTCTGTAAAGGGTGGTTCCGCAACGGCCCGTACCAAGCCGGCTAATCTGTCCACTGGGCTGATCATCCAGGTGCCTGAGCATATTTCCACCGGCGATCGCATCAAAATCAACGTGGAAGAGCGGAAGTTTCTGAGCCGGGCTTAG
- a CDS encoding GGDEF and EAL domain-containing protein produces the protein MSDYERQRLQTLRQFKLLDTSPSEGFDRITRTARKLFGLPLSAVSLTDEDRQWFKSRMGIKVTEVPRHKSPCSDVSASSEVVVIEDLLASDFYCDSPQARLGMRFYAGAPLTTRDGYTLGTLCVLGPEPRTASREEIEGLVDLSAMVMAQIELQHALSRVDPVTMLPNHSHFADDLEDLSRNQPGATRYALFIELTGALELNATMRVMGAAQIDALAREGCNELRSWFGEGNTLYSLGPCQYLFLRPASDEQQVREDARHLQRHLNRSSLWSSAPCIIRPVIGIASFILGDGLGADEVMRTALQQGGSGLRLVFQPRIALNSGECLGAEALLRWQHPELGEISPVEFIPLLENTPLAKPLTQWVLDAAVAQAAQWFHRGMKLTISANVMACNFEERGFSDRVIERLKQRNLPSQAFEIELTESALMANRRSVRKQLRKLSKAGIRIAIDDFGTGYSSLAYLVNVPANVLKIDRVFSSSTRKDRQESQKSLLKALIELAHGMGFRTVAGCVQLLV, from the coding sequence ATGTCAGACTATGAGCGCCAGCGACTTCAAACTTTGCGACAATTCAAGCTACTGGACACCAGCCCGAGCGAAGGTTTTGATCGCATCACCCGCACGGCCAGAAAGCTCTTCGGGCTTCCGCTCTCGGCCGTTTCCTTGACGGACGAAGATCGGCAATGGTTCAAGTCCCGCATGGGGATAAAGGTAACGGAAGTTCCCCGCCACAAATCTCCCTGCAGCGACGTCTCGGCCAGCTCGGAAGTCGTTGTTATAGAAGACCTTCTAGCCTCCGACTTCTATTGCGACTCGCCCCAGGCACGGCTTGGCATGCGGTTTTATGCGGGAGCCCCCCTTACAACTCGCGATGGATATACACTTGGCACACTCTGCGTTCTGGGGCCGGAGCCCCGGACTGCGTCGCGTGAAGAGATCGAAGGCTTGGTGGATCTGAGTGCCATGGTCATGGCGCAGATTGAACTCCAGCACGCACTGTCCCGCGTTGATCCCGTAACAATGCTGCCCAACCATAGCCATTTCGCCGACGATCTGGAGGATCTGTCAAGGAATCAACCGGGTGCAACGCGCTATGCTCTCTTTATTGAGCTAACCGGTGCGTTGGAGCTGAACGCCACCATGCGCGTCATGGGGGCCGCTCAGATAGATGCGCTTGCTCGAGAAGGCTGCAACGAACTTCGTTCCTGGTTCGGAGAAGGCAACACTCTTTACAGTTTGGGACCTTGCCAGTACCTGTTTCTCCGCCCAGCAAGCGATGAGCAGCAAGTCCGCGAGGACGCCCGCCACCTGCAGCGACACCTGAATCGCAGTTCACTTTGGAGTAGCGCACCCTGCATTATCCGGCCGGTGATCGGCATAGCTTCATTTATCCTGGGGGACGGACTCGGCGCGGACGAGGTAATGCGCACTGCACTTCAACAAGGCGGGAGCGGCCTTCGTCTGGTATTCCAGCCGCGTATTGCCCTGAACTCCGGTGAGTGCTTGGGCGCAGAAGCACTACTGCGCTGGCAGCACCCGGAGCTTGGCGAAATTTCGCCCGTCGAGTTTATTCCCCTGTTGGAAAATACTCCGCTGGCAAAGCCGCTGACGCAGTGGGTGCTGGATGCGGCTGTTGCGCAAGCGGCTCAATGGTTTCATAGGGGCATGAAGCTGACGATTTCAGCCAATGTCATGGCCTGCAATTTTGAAGAGAGAGGGTTCTCCGACCGGGTCATCGAACGGCTAAAACAGCGCAACCTCCCTAGCCAGGCATTCGAGATTGAGTTAACCGAAAGCGCGCTCATGGCCAACCGCCGTTCCGTTCGCAAGCAACTCCGGAAACTCTCGAAAGCCGGCATCCGCATTGCCATCGACGACTTTGGTACCGGCTACAGCAGCTTGGCCTACCTTGTGAACGTTCCGGCCAACGTTCTGAAAATTGACCGGGTGTTCTCCTCTAGTACCCGAAAAGACCGCCAAGAGTCCCAGAAATCCCTACTCAAGGCATTGATTGAACTGGCCCACGGCATGGGATTCAGAACCGTCGCCGGATGCGTTCAGCTCCTGGTATGA